One segment of Alnus glutinosa chromosome 2, dhAlnGlut1.1, whole genome shotgun sequence DNA contains the following:
- the LOC133859384 gene encoding DELLA protein GAI, with protein MNKRSHQESSGGAGYGGIGKGQECSSASSIGKAKMWEEEQNAGGGGMDELLEVLGYKVKSSEMADVAEKLEQLEMVMGTAPHLPCDTVHFNPSDLSGWVQSMLTELNNPAANLDILDPLLPPAESSSVSTVGFSNSHQQQIEATQSSRVFNDDSEYDLRAIPGSAAYPQIQEEDSNRKRMKTSSGSSNSAPPPTLLPSSSQTIGTVAEPTRPVVLVDSQETGVRLVHTLMACAEAVQEDNLELADALFKHIEVLVASQAGAMGKVAAYFADALARRIYRSYPQDSLSSCYSDILQRYFYETCPYLKFAHFTANQAILEKFATASRVHVIDFGLKEGMQWPALIQALALRPGGPPAFRLTGIGPPQPDNTDALQQVGWKLAQLAGTIGVEFHFRGFVAKSLEDIEPSMLDIRPAETEAVAVNSVFELHRLLARPGAIDKVLSSIKAMKPKIVTLVEQEANHNGSLFLDRFTEALHYYSSLFDSLEGSGLVPPTNDQVMSEMYLGRQICNVVAYEGADRVERHETLTQWRARMGSAGFEPVHLGSNAFKQASMLLALFAGGDGYRVEENNGSLMLGWHTRRLIATSAWQPAIDSH; from the coding sequence ATGAACAAGAGGAGCCACCAGGAAAGCTCCGGTGGAGCTGGCTACGGTGGTATAGGAAAGGGCCAAGAATGCTCATCAGCGTCGTCTATTGGCAAGGCTAAGATGTGGGAGGAAGAGCAGAACGCTGGAGGAGGAGGCATGGATGAGCTACTGGAGGTGTTGGGGTACAAGGTCAAGTCCTCGGAGATGGCTGACGTGGCGGAGAAGCTGGAGCAGCTGGAGATGGTCATGGGCACAGCGCCGCATCTCCCCTGCGATACCGTCCATTTCAATCCGTCCGATCTTTCTGGGTGGGTCCAGAGCATGCTCACCGAGCTCAATAACCCAGCCGCCAATCTTGATATTCTTGATCCTCTTCTGCCTCCTGCTGAATCCTCCTCCGTCAGCACCGTCGGCTTTTCCAATTCTCACCAGCAACAGATTGAGGCCACCCAGTCCTCCCGGGTCTTCAACGACGACTCCGAGTACGATCTCAGAGCTATTCCTGGCTCTGCTGCGTACCCACAAATTCAAGAGGAGGACAGTAACCGAAAGCGAATGAAAACTTCAAGTGGGTCTAGTAATTCTGCGCCACCGCCGACACTACTGCCATCTTCTTCGCAAACAATTGGCACTGTGGCCGAACCGACTCGGCCAGTGGTTCTGGTTGACTCGCAGGAGACCGGTGTCCGACTCGTCCACACCCTCATGGCTTGTGCGGAAGCAGTCCAAGAAGACAACCTGGAGCTCGCGGATGCTCTCTTCAAACACATCGAAGTGTTGGTGGCGTCGCAGGCGGGCGCCATGGGAAAGGTCGCCGCGTATTTCGCCGACGCTTTAGCTCGCCGGATTTATAGAAGTTACCCACAAGATTCTCTCAGCTCTTGCTACTCCGATATCCTGCAGAGGTACTTCTACGAGACCTGCCCTTACCTCAAGTTCGCGCATTTCACTGCCAACCAAGCGATACTAGAAAAGTTCGCGACCGCCAGCAGGGTTCACGTCATTGATTTCGGGTTAAAGGAAGGGATGCAATGGCCGGCACTCATACAAGCGCTTGCATTGAGGCCGGGCGGGCCACCGGCCTTCCGGTTGACCGGAATCGGCCCGCCCCAGCCGGACAACACTGACGCTTTGCAGCAAGTGGGTTGGAAATTGGCGCAATTGGCCGGCACCATTGGCGTCGAATTCCATTTCCGGGGCTTCGTCGCCAAAAGCTTGGAGGACATCGAGCCGTCCATGCTCGATATCCGCCCCGCCGAAACCGAGGCCGTGGCGGTGAACTCCGTGTTCGAGCTCCATCGCCTGTTAGCTCGGCCCGGCGCGATCGACAAGGTGTTGTCCTCGATCAAGGCCATGAAGCCCAAGATTGTCACCTTAGTCGAGCAGGAAGCCAACCACAACGGGTCGCTTTTCCTGGACCGGTTCACGGAGGCCTTGCATTATTACTCCAGCCTGTTCGACTCGCTGGAGGGGTCCGGGTTGGTGCCGCCCACTAATGACCAGGTCATGTCCGAGATGTATTTGGGAAGGCAGATTTGTAACGTTGTGGCCTACGAAGGGGCCGACCGAGTCGAGCGGCATGAGACGCTGACCCAGTGGCGGGCACGGATGGGTTCGGCAGGGTTCGAGCCGGTCCACCTGGGGTCCAACGCGTTCAAACAGGCCAGCATGTTGTTGGCCTTGTTTGCGGGCGGTGATGGGTACAGGGTGGAGGAGAACAACGGGTCTCTCATGCTTGGGTGGCACACTCGGCGGCTTATCGCCACCTCGGCTTGGCAACCCGCTATAGATTCTCATTGA